DNA from Elaeis guineensis isolate ETL-2024a chromosome 2, EG11, whole genome shotgun sequence:
catagcatacatgatactaCCCACAGCACTAGAATAAGGAACACTGGACATGTGTTCCATCTCTTCATTTGTTTTAGGTGACATATCTGCAGATAACTTGAAATGGACAGCAAACGGAGTAGTTACAGGCTTAGAATTATTCATGTTGAAACGCTGAAGCACTTTCTCAACATAAGTCTGCTGAGACAAAAAAAGCTTTCCAACACTTCTGTCCCGGATAATCTCCATTCCCAAAATCTTCTTTGcagcacccaaatccttcatctcaaactcatcACTCAACTGCTTTTTCAGTATATTAACTTGTGACATGCTTTTAGCGGCaataagcatgtcatctacatacaacagCAAATAGATAAAGGAATAATCTGAAAGCTTTCTGTGATACACACAACTATCATATGAGCTACGGATAAAGCCATTACAAATCATGAATGTATAAAATCTTTTGTACCACTGCCTAAGAGACTGTTTCAAACTATATAAAGATTTCTTAAGCAAGCAAACATGATTTTCCATACCTGGAATGACAAATCCTTCAGGCTGACTCATATAAATTTGCTCCTCCAACTCACCATGCAAAaatgctgtcttcacatctaattGCTCGAGCTCTAGATCATGAAGAGCAACCATAGCAAGAAGGGCTCTGATGGAACTGTGCTTCACAACTGGAGAGAACACTTCATTGAAGTCAATCCCCTCCCTCTGAGTAAAGCCTTTAGCTACCAACCGTTCCTTGTAACGAGGTGCTTCTATCTCTGGAGTGCCTTCCTTTTTCTTGAAAACCCACTTGCAGCCTACTACTTTCTGTCCCTTAAGCAATGTCACAAGCTCCCAAGTTTGATTCTTATGAAGTGATTCAATTTCTTCACCCATAGCACCGACCCATTGATCTGCATCTGAACAAGAAATAGCTTCCCTATAATTACTTGGTTCATGCATATCAACTATCTCAGCAACTGATAAAGCATACGCAACTAGATCTGCATATGCATATCTCTGCGGAGGTCTGATCTGTCTTCTCTCCCTACCAGTTGCAATGCTATATGGCTCTTGTTGCTGTTGTTCAGGTGCATCCTCTTCTTGATCAGGATCCTGCACCTCATCATCTGGATCACTGAACTGAACTGCTGAAGTATCAACCTCAAGCTTCACCTGTTCTCTGACACCGTGATCTGATTCTGATATTGACTTCTCCCTCTGACCATCCAGTAAAGCAGACTCATTAAATGTCACATCCCTGCTGATTATTAACCCTGGAGACTTTATATCATTGCACCACAACCTATAGTCTTTCACTCCAGATGCATACCCTAGAAATATGCATTTCTTTGCCTTCGGCTCAAGCTTACCATCCCTCACATGAGCATAAGCAGGACAACCAAATACTCTCAACTGAGAGTAATCAGCAGGTGACCCGGACCAGATCTCAAAAGGAGTTTTACACTCAATAGCTGTAGATGGAGATCGATTTACCAAGAAACAGACTGTATTAATTGCTTCAGCCCAGAAATCCTTTCCCAAACCTGAATGTGAGAGCATGCTTCGTGCTTTGTCACAAAGCATTCTGTTCATGCTTTCTGCAATACCATTCTGTTGTGGTGTCCCAGTACAAGTGCGGTGTCTCACTATACCTTCGTCACTGCAGAAAGCATCAAACTCACGATTACAAAATTTcaatccattatcagtgatgcttGACCTTCTTTTCTGTCTGCTTCTCGATCATCGTCTTCCACTTAACAAAAGTTGGAAATGCCTCGTCTTTTGTTTTCAGAAAATACACCCAAACCatccgagagtaatcatcaatcaaaGTCATGAAATACCTGGCACCATTCTTGGAAGGAATTCTGTTAGGACCCCATAGATCTGAATGGATGTAATCCACTGTACCTCTGGTCCTGTGCACTgcctttttgttgaacttcatcctGGTCTATTTGCCAAACACACAGTGTTCACAAAAATCCATAGATTCTGTTTTCTGTCTGTCCAATAAATCTCGCTTGCTCAATACAGATAACCCTCTCTCACTCATATGACCAAGACGCAAATGCCACAGCTGAGTCTGATTCTGATTACTGCCCCTAGATACTACTGCAGCTTCCCCTGAAACTATACTTCCCTGAAGAATATACAATCCTGAAACCAAACTGCCTTTCATGAGTACCATAGAGCCCTTGCATACtttgagaattccattctctgcaTGGTATTTGTATCCATGAGAGTCTAGTGTCCCAAGAGAAATTAGGTTCTTCTTCAATCCTGGAACATGCCAACACTCCATAGTTctgacaatcccatcaaacatccttaaTCTGATGTTACCTACACCCTCCACAGGTAATGCACGATCATTCCCCAGAAATACTTTACCACTCATCTGTTTATAAGTGACAAACCAATTTCTGTGTGGACACATGTGATAAGTAGCACCACTATCAAGGACCCAGGAACTCTGTCCATGATCTGAACTCATAGATAGAATTTCTCCAGCACTATCACTGTCATCAGAATTATTGAACCTGTCAACAACATTCGTAGAACTCTCTGATTGCTTTCcccttttatttttcaacttggGACAATCTCTCCTGTAGTGTCCCCACTCCCCGCACTCAAAACAGTTAGCCTTTTTCATTCTAGACTTTGATCTAGCCTTAGATTTCTTTTTGGTTGAAAAACTTTTCCTTGACTGTGTTCTTCCCCTGCTCAACAAACCCTCTCCCTCAGATCTGTCTCTATTGTctgaaaatttctttttcaactCCTTCGATTTTAGTGAATTACTAACATCATCTAGTGAAATACTGTCTTTTCCATACAACAGAGTATCAACAAAAGTCTCATATGAGGGTGGCAACGAACATAACACAATCAAAGCCTGATCCTCACTATCAATATCAATATCTATATTCTTCAGGTCCAtaatgattgaattaaattcatccAGATATTCTTTAATGGGCGTACCTTCGTTCATTCTTAGATTGTACAGTCTTTTCTTCAGATAGAGACGATTTGTCAGCGATTTGGTAGAATACAGCTCCTTCAATTTCTTCCAcgcttcagatgccgatttttcaCTAGCAATCTCTCGCAGAAAATTATCAGTGACGCTCATGAAAATCGCACTCAAGGCTCTCTCCTTCAGATCGGCCTTGTCCGCCTCCTTCATACCCTCTGGAAAGTTATTCTCAACTGCCTTCCATAAACCTTGCAGAATcaagaaagattttattttaatcttccacagACTGAAACTCGATCCTCCGTTAAACTTCTCCACCTCATACTTTGTTGAAGACGATGCCATCTGTGAACCCTAAACTGCACGCATACaacgctctgataccaatttgttatagcaagcacaaatatagggcacacacagattcgtacaatcacacaaaatagagaagagaagaaaaaacaaacataggatttacgtggttcggctgaaaagcctacgtctacgggcaagacacgagagaaaaatttcactatgatgaaaaaagagatacaatcactcaagaactctccaaaccctagccgcaatttgattttccaaacctcTCTCACAAAACTGCCGAGATTGACAGAAAATACAATATTTATACTGGTCCGTACTGCGGGGGCATTGCCCTCCGCTACCACCACAGACCTCCCAAAATATTTCATTCAGGTCGCAACGCGGGCTTTTCAGATTGGGTCATAGTTCGAGCCCATAAAgatatccaaaattcaagccacattaacATGGCTAAACATCGGTTCCAGAGATTTCGACTTTAGCGCCGATGAGGGAGACAGCGCCAAGAGCGACTACGACTCCGAAGGTCTTCAACAACCCCAAAAAGATTGGTTTTTTTCCTTCTTGTAGCAAGAAACTGCTAAATGATCTTTTTTCTTGTGAAAAAGTTGTTGATCCACGACAAGTTTTATTTCTTGTGTTATttcttggtttaatttgattttctGGTAAAAAAAAATGTTCTTTGAATGTTTGTTCATCAACAACTCTCTTGGGttaatttggattttctttttaattttttttggtgagCAATCTTTTCTTGTTCATTATCGAACATGTTTGCTTCTCGTCCAATTCATCCAGATTATGTTTTTCTTTTAATTTACATTCTTGATGAAAAagttttctttttgtatttcttGATTAATAGGATAATGGGTTTCCTTTCTTGAGCTCCTTCTTGTTGTTTGGTTTTGTGGctttgaattttattttctttgatgACGGGTTTTCTCCTTGCCCGTCAACAATAGGGTTTTGTTTCTTTATCTTCTATTTTTGTGTTTAATATGATATGATCGATTGTCTGTTTATATTCTTGGCGGATCTGGTGTCAGGGTTTTTCTAATGTGATGATGATTCTTGGCCTTGTAATGGCATTCTGCAGAGCTATGTGGTTATGAGCCTCAAGTGCGTGATGAAGAGAGGAGGTTGGGTGGACTTGGGGCTGAAACCAAAGGTAATTTTATGGGGCCTTGCTATTCATtatcttcatttttttcattgaaCATTGCATGCTTTAGAGCCTGTTGTTGTGTGAGGAAACAGAGTTGAAATCAAAGCAGCTCTACTAAtagatactattttttttaaacaaaaaagaaTTTGCAGATGCTTCTCTTTTGTACCAGCTATTTCTCTGAAGAAACCCATACTTCTTGAAAGTTTGTGTTAGTGCATTGAATGTTTGAAAATTAAAAAGACATTCAGTTTCCACTTATCTTTTTCAATAGCCTCCTATTAGTGGTTCTCCTGATTTGGTAAATTTTGGGAATATCCTATACATCTGTTCATTGTTCTAGGACTGCAAGTAGAGAATTCTTGTTTGGAttgtatataataaataaaacatTTACTTTAACTTTCTTGTTGGAAACGTTTTCTAGCTAATGGATATGAATGACAATGCAAGGATATGTTTTTATAGGCATTTGTCAATGGTCATGgcctttctttttctatcatggattgGTATATCTTTCTACTAAATCCCTGATGCATTAGAGGTCTCTACCTACTTGCCAAAATTAGTTGATAACTTCAAGGCCTTGTATTTGCAGATAGCTGCATGGATGGAATTCCATATAGGTTACGGAAACAAAAGTCAGAGACTCTTCGTGCACAGTACATAAACACCAAAGAGCTCAGGAATGCATGTGTACTCTATATGACTCTTTTCTATAAGTGTGTATATGTGCTTGCACATGGGCAATGTATGAATTTCCTTGGAAAATCTATTTTACCTGTGTACTCccccattgtttttttttttctttatgcatATATTGCCCTAATTAAGGACTAAATTGATGATGACCTGATCAGATGCTTTTGTTGTCGTACAGGATTTGTGTAGGAACATGGAATGTTGCAGGGAAACTTCCACCAAGTGACCTAGACATCAGAGGGTGGCTTGATATGGAGGAGCCTGCTGATATCTATGTGCTTGGGTAAACTTCTATGGAGCACTCTTTTTTACTATGTTCATATATGGGACGTCTATATTAATGGCTGAGCTGTGTATTGTACTCTGTAGATTAACTAAGCTATGTTTCCCTATGAGCCAATGTGCATGTGCCAGTATCCAGTCCAATTCACACTGACACACTGCATGCCCTAACTCAAAACTGGACCCCAATAGGAACTGGAAGTTTCAATGGATCATGTTACAATTAACAGGACAAAATGAGACAATGCCTTGTAAATTTTAAAGAATGCTAGGGTCACCAGTTTTCAATCTCTATTATTTGGTTAAAAATGTAAGTTTTGGTGATTTGACCTAAAGTTTACTCTTGAGCACTCAGGTCACTTGTGCTTTTGGTCAGGCTCCCAATTCGTTTATTTATAGACACCTCTCTTGAAAAATTTTAAGGTGCATGTTTTTGCTTGTGCCATTGGGTGCATTGAGTAGGCAAATGGCATATTAACTTTGAGATAACCACAGTTTCTTAGGATTTATTTCTGAAGCAGGTACCATTTGATGCTTATGATTTATTTCTGAATTTGACTTTCACTGTCTGCCATATTCAACACCACTACCTGATTCCTGTAACTTATAACAGCTATTTGAGATATGCTTTATACCTTGCAGTCTTCAGGAAATTGTACCATTAAATGCTGGGAACATTTTTGGTGCTGAGGACAACCACCCAGTTCCAAGATGGGAGTATATTATTCGAGAAACGCTGGATAAGATTCAACTGGTTAAAGCAAAGTACAAATGTTACAGTGATCCTCCTTCTCCATCAAGGTTCAAGCCATCAGACGATGCTCTTGTTATTGAACATGAACTACTGCCTGAGTCTGATAGTGACAATGATGAGGAAACTCATTCATTAGATGAGCAGCCTTCTACCACCCATACAGAGGAAGATGGACCTGATGCTAGCATTGGTGATTCAGATTGCAATTTAGTATCCCGTTCCACTTTTAGAGCTGATGAATGTATGCAAGAAGAGCCGGAAGTTAACAAGCACTCTACCCTAAAGATgcttgatagatctcatctaagtTTTAGAAAATATGAAGTAAGTTCAGGAGCATTATTTGACCAACAAAAGAAGCTAACCAAAATGCTTAGCATGTCAGAGAGGACTGGATTAGTTTGGCCAGAACAACCATTGGATATGTTAGCTCGACATGCTTTGGATAATTCAATACCATCCGGTTCGTCTTTTAAAACTTGCACTTCATTCAAGTCAGTACATGGAGATTTCAAAGATTCTTCAGAGCTGAGATTAATTCCTGAGGTTAATCTGGATATTGTcataaacaaaaagaaaaggtcaTCTTTTGTGAGAATAATAAGCAAACAAATGGTTGGGATTTATCTTTCAATATGGGTCTGTAGAAGCCTGCGCAAGCATATTCAAAACTTGAAGGTATCAACTGTTGGTGTAGGTGTCATGGGATACATTGGTAACAAGGTTGGGTTCCACATGATTTTAAATTCTCCTCTTTGTGTTTTGAGAACTTCTTTGTAAATTTTTGAGATAGTTTAGTCCTTCCACATATGATAGTTACAATATGCTGATTCTTCTTTAGCTAGTTATTTTGGAAATTGATTTCTTATTTCTCTTCTTGTCTTTGGGTCTGTCTTCGCCCTCAAAGACTGCGTTGATTGATAGTTATATCATATTAAACTTTATCTTTCTTATATGTCATTACTGCAATCAGCTCCAAGGTAGCAAGGATAAAAATGGTACAATACATAGGTAAAGTCTAAAAAAATCTGAGTAGGATATGCTGAGAGATGAGTGCTGTTGCGGTTATGGGTCAAGGGGTCGGATCTTcgcatacgtgaggtattatccgctttggctcatgaccatctttgggcttcagtgggccttggtcatttagagcctcacggttttgtcctttaaaaggcgTCTCACGTGAGAGAGAAGATTATAATCTATATAAGCCATACTCTCTTGACTctatccgatgtgggactaaagaaaccctctctacaccacaacacaACCCCCTAGTCAAGAGAGAGTATGTGTGGATAGGAGGGTTCCCACAGACGGTGCCAATGTTGCGGTTATGGGTCAAGTGGTCGGATCTCCGCATacatgaggtattgtctgctttggCTCATGATCATTTTTGGGCTTCAGTGGGTCTTAGGCTTCAGTAGGCCTTGGTCATTTAcagcctcacggttttgccctttaaaaggcgcctcacgtgggagagaagattttaatctatataagccatactctctcttgactctaatcgatgtaggactaaagaagtcctctctacaccacaacaaGTGCTATA
Protein-coding regions in this window:
- the LOC105050329 gene encoding type I inositol polyphosphate 5-phosphatase 1 isoform X1 — protein: MAAVETMGFVSPNFYLIPCLFVSSSYMELGKLQSSWDGICCLGCTRLQLWPKIVLRKWLNIGSRDFDFSADEGDSAKSDYDSEELCGYEPQVRDEERRLGGLGAETKDSCMDGIPYRLRKQKSETLRAQYINTKELRICVGTWNVAGKLPPSDLDIRGWLDMEEPADIYVLGLQEIVPLNAGNIFGAEDNHPVPRWEYIIRETLDKIQLVKAKYKCYSDPPSPSRFKPSDDALVIEHELLPESDSDNDEETHSLDEQPSTTHTEEDGPDASIGDSDCNLVSRSTFRADECMQEEPEVNKHSTLKMLDRSHLSFRKYEVSSGALFDQQKKLTKMLSMSERTGLVWPEQPLDMLARHALDNSIPSGSSFKTCTSFKSVHGDFKDSSELRLIPEVNLDIVINKKKRSSFVRIISKQMVGIYLSIWVCRSLRKHIQNLKVSTVGVGVMGYIGNKGSISVSMSIYQTFFCFICSHLTSGEKNGDAHRRNADVQEIHRRAQFSSASSIGVPKKIHDHEGIIWLGDLNYRINLPYERTLELISKKDWAQLAEKDQLKLELKKGRAFDGWSEGTINFPPTYKYEFNSERYNGDNPKARRRTPAWCDRILSFGKGMRLLSYKRTELKLSDHHPVTAVYMAEVEVFCPRKLQRALTFTDAEIGGLLSVADNDVGMSRLRLGEG
- the LOC105050329 gene encoding type I inositol polyphosphate 5-phosphatase 1 isoform X2 — its product is MAAVETMGFVSPNFYLIPCLFVSSSYMELGKLQSSWDGICCLGCTRLQLWPKIVLRKWLNIGSRDFDFSADEGDSAKSDYDSEELCGYEPQVRDEERRLGGLGAETKDSCMDGIPYRLRKQKSETLRAQYINTKELRICVGTWNVAGKLPPSDLDIRGWLDMEEPADIYVLGLQEIVPLNAGNIFGAEDNHPVPRWEYIIRETLDKIQLVKAKYKCYSDPPSPSRFKPSDDALVIEHELLPESDSDNDEETHSLDEQPSTTHTEEDGPDASIGDSDCNLVSRSTFRADECMQEEPEVNKHSTLKMLDRSHLSFRKYEVSSGALFDQQKKLTKMLSMSERTGLVWPEQPLDMLARHALDNSIPSGSSFKTCTSFKSVHGDFKDSSELRLIPEVNLDIVINKKKRSSFVRIISKQMVGIYLSIWVCRSLRKHIQNLKGSISVSMSIYQTFFCFICSHLTSGEKNGDAHRRNADVQEIHRRAQFSSASSIGVPKKIHDHEGIIWLGDLNYRINLPYERTLELISKKDWAQLAEKDQLKLELKKGRAFDGWSEGTINFPPTYKYEFNSERYNGDNPKARRRTPAWCDRILSFGKGMRLLSYKRTELKLSDHHPVTAVYMAEVEVFCPRKLQRALTFTDAEIGGLLSVADNDVGMSRLRLGEG
- the LOC105050329 gene encoding type IV inositol polyphosphate 5-phosphatase 3 isoform X3, with the protein product MDGIPYRLRKQKSETLRAQYINTKELRICVGTWNVAGKLPPSDLDIRGWLDMEEPADIYVLGLQEIVPLNAGNIFGAEDNHPVPRWEYIIRETLDKIQLVKAKYKCYSDPPSPSRFKPSDDALVIEHELLPESDSDNDEETHSLDEQPSTTHTEEDGPDASIGDSDCNLVSRSTFRADECMQEEPEVNKHSTLKMLDRSHLSFRKYEVSSGALFDQQKKLTKMLSMSERTGLVWPEQPLDMLARHALDNSIPSGSSFKTCTSFKSVHGDFKDSSELRLIPEVNLDIVINKKKRSSFVRIISKQMVGIYLSIWVCRSLRKHIQNLKVSTVGVGVMGYIGNKGSISVSMSIYQTFFCFICSHLTSGEKNGDAHRRNADVQEIHRRAQFSSASSIGVPKKIHDHEGIIWLGDLNYRINLPYERTLELISKKDWAQLAEKDQLKLELKKGRAFDGWSEGTINFPPTYKYEFNSERYNGDNPKARRRTPAWCDRILSFGKGMRLLSYKRTELKLSDHHPVTAVYMAEVEVFCPRKLQRALTFTDAEIGGLLSVADNDVGMSRLRLGEG
- the LOC105050329 gene encoding type IV inositol polyphosphate 5-phosphatase 3 isoform X4; translated protein: MHVICVGTWNVAGKLPPSDLDIRGWLDMEEPADIYVLGLQEIVPLNAGNIFGAEDNHPVPRWEYIIRETLDKIQLVKAKYKCYSDPPSPSRFKPSDDALVIEHELLPESDSDNDEETHSLDEQPSTTHTEEDGPDASIGDSDCNLVSRSTFRADECMQEEPEVNKHSTLKMLDRSHLSFRKYEVSSGALFDQQKKLTKMLSMSERTGLVWPEQPLDMLARHALDNSIPSGSSFKTCTSFKSVHGDFKDSSELRLIPEVNLDIVINKKKRSSFVRIISKQMVGIYLSIWVCRSLRKHIQNLKVSTVGVGVMGYIGNKGSISVSMSIYQTFFCFICSHLTSGEKNGDAHRRNADVQEIHRRAQFSSASSIGVPKKIHDHEGIIWLGDLNYRINLPYERTLELISKKDWAQLAEKDQLKLELKKGRAFDGWSEGTINFPPTYKYEFNSERYNGDNPKARRRTPAWCDRILSFGKGMRLLSYKRTELKLSDHHPVTAVYMAEVEVFCPRKLQRALTFTDAEIGGLLSVADNDVGMSRLRLGEG